The DNA segment GGATAAGATATAATACactatatagtttttaaacatgTAGTGATCAATGGAAATCATCATTTATATAATGGAAGAGGACGAATAAACTATTGCATTTGGAGTTAATAATAAGGACAAAGAAATAGTGCCAAAGTCAACGTGGTCAGAATAAGCctaatgaaaataataaataatataaaatggaaagaaaataatatttatttttaatatatcacaattttttttgaaaaaagggaAATATAAcacaactttttaaaaaatatataacacagCTTTACCTAACGCGAATTTATCAGGATTGATATCAATACCGATGATTTGTGCTGCCCCCCGCAGCCTGGCTCCTTCTCCAACCTTTTACCATATCATTAATTTTTGATATAGCATGAATTATTAATGTGTATCAAATTAACAAGAGAGGGGGGGAGGGGAGGGGGAATTATAAACAAATTGTGAAAGTAATATAGTTTTCTTTATACAGGAAAaggttttatattaataaaagaaaagGGATACCGCTAGTCCAACAGCACCAAGGCCAAAAACTGCAACGGTGGAGCCTTCTTCAATGTCAGCCGTTTTCCAAGCTGCTCCAATTCCTGACCCATGTATATAACGTGACAAATCATCAGTGATTAGCCCCATCTTTTCAAGTTATTGTATCTATCTAACTTCCTAAAAATAAAACCACAACACCCCTGCTGGTTTCTATTTCTATCTACGTTTTCACCAATAATATTTGGAATATATATCTCTACTACGAACACTAAGACAACAAATATTGAAGAAGAAAATATGGAACCTGTGGAGACACCGCAGCTGAGCAAAACCGCTCTATCAACGGGAATTTCAGGAGAGATTTTAACGAGATGAGCGATATCAACGACGGTATATTCAGAAAAACTTGAGACAAAGAAAAAATGGTGAATATCTTCTCCCATGGAGTCCTTGAACCTCGAAGCCATTCCGTATCGTCGCGTGTTTGACACGATATCTTCGGCAAATCTTGTGCACCAGTTGCCCTTTGAAGATTTGCAGTCTCTACATTCTTCACAGTGAGGGTGAAATACTGGCAATACCACGTCGCCTTGTTTGAATCCATCCACATGTTCACCTATGCTCTCGACCACACTGGATTACAATAAAAGTAATTACTTAAGCAAATTCTTGAAAGAAAAGTTCAATACCTTTTGAAATTTAGAAAGAAGGTTTACCCGACTGCTTCGTGTCCTAGAATTCTAGGAAACCTTACGACTGGTCCCTGGAAAATTCAAAAGATTTGGTGAGGATGAtagattatatatgtatatgtatggaCTTTCCCATGCAAAAAGTAGTATATCGTTCTGGTTTtggttaaataaaaatgtatatctTACACTGTTATATTTCGAGAAAGCAAGATCGGTGTGACAAAGAGTTGTGCATATGATCTTAATCCTAACTTCGTAAGCTTGAGGTGGATAAACGTGGATCTCTTCGATCACCAATGCTTCTCCTGCTTTTCTACATATTGCTGCTTTGCATCGAATGGGCTTTCCTTCGTGGCTAGAGAATGATGATGTCTTGTCCATGGATATGAGAACGAGAGAGTCAATGCTCTTcctatctttcttttttttggtaaaaatgctCTTCCTATCTTGCTCTTCTTGATATATATCTCTTCTAATGCAACTCCATATATAGtctttttatttatgaataccttagtgggggttattggttttgatattttaatggatttacAAATCTTAGGAATCTTTGATAAATCCAtgatttttaaatcaaacaagtggatttaaaaataatttgtaagagtttcaaaatcaaaataggtgaatttttataaatcaaaCAAATGGATTTGTAATTAGACATAAACACTGACTTTACGAGTTTATGTGAGAAAAGGTCTGGGTTTAGAGAAATTGTTCATTGGTTGGTGTGGGAAGGTAGCAAGGTAATAGTTAGGAAGGTCCAAAACTGGTTAATTCAAGTAAACCTCAAAACTTTGAAATATCGCCGGTGGCTATAGgtgaaaatttatttgttacCCAGAGAGAGAGGTAATGATGAACATGATATGAGATATTTACCAAATAAATAATTTCAGATATTGGGAAGTAGAAAACATATGTGTTTATCGTAGAAAATCAAACCAGCactaatatttgaaaatttgtttAACGTGAAAAAACTGTATTACAAATCCAATAAAAATAACAAGGTTGAAGTCAATATTTGTTCCTTTGTATTTTTGccctaaaaacatttataaatccACTCAAATCTAATTCCAAATCAAATCTTTAAAGAAATCTATGCCATTGAATAACAcactattttaaaatgatataactaataacactagatttgtgtatggattttaaaatcatataagcAATAACACTGAATTAGACTTGAATTTTCAAATCCACTCAAATACATAAACcaataaaccaataacacccagttttatgatattttcttatttagtgGCAGTTCATGATTAAGTTCGGTCGACTCTATATGAAAAGGAGAGTCGGGACTGctaatta comes from the Brassica rapa cultivar Chiifu-401-42 chromosome A01, CAAS_Brap_v3.01, whole genome shotgun sequence genome and includes:
- the LOC103859746 gene encoding alcohol dehydrogenase-like 5 translates to MDKTSSFSSHEGKPIRCKAAICRKAGEALVIEEIHVYPPQAYEVRIKIICTTLCHTDLAFSKYNSGPVVRFPRILGHEAVGVVESIGEHVDGFKQGDVVLPVFHPHCEECRDCKSSKGNWCTRFAEDIVSNTRRYGMASRFKDSMGEDIHHFFFVSSFSEYTVVDIAHLVKISPEIPVDRAVLLSCGVSTGIGAAWKTADIEEGSTVAVFGLGAVGLAVGEGARLRGAAQIIGIDINPDKFALGKEFGFTDFVNPTLCGDKKISEVIKKIAGGGVDYSFECVGITSVLSEAFISTRTGTGKTVALGINPAAPTELHSFDLFRGKHVCGSLFGGLKPKLDIPVLVDRYLKKELNLDSFITHELKFEDINKAFDLLEKGKSLRCILWMDKK